From Pandoraea vervacti, the proteins below share one genomic window:
- a CDS encoding tetratricopeptide repeat protein, giving the protein MTRPSVARQHAVDTGARSHQHSRPVATYARAPAINAPVDHRALTHAYALHAHNDLEGAARAFAQICRTLPAGAEAYRAFGYVLCQLGDYANAIAPLMMAVAREYGDPEPLYFAACCMQHTGDTQAAREMATDAMDMLRCSNRYPDLHLRLTRLLDTL; this is encoded by the coding sequence ATGACAAGACCCTCCGTAGCCCGACAGCACGCTGTCGATACGGGCGCGCGCTCGCATCAGCACTCGCGCCCCGTGGCGACGTACGCGCGCGCCCCGGCCATCAACGCACCGGTCGACCATCGCGCGCTCACGCATGCGTACGCGCTGCATGCCCACAACGATCTCGAAGGCGCCGCACGCGCGTTTGCGCAAATATGCCGCACGCTTCCCGCAGGCGCCGAGGCGTACCGCGCCTTCGGCTACGTGCTTTGCCAGCTCGGCGACTACGCGAATGCGATCGCGCCGCTGATGATGGCCGTGGCCCGCGAGTACGGTGATCCGGAGCCGTTGTACTTCGCCGCATGCTGCATGCAGCACACGGGCGACACGCAGGCAGCCCGCGAGATGGCCACCGATGCCATGGACATGCTGCGGTGTTCGAATCGCTATCCGGATCTGCATCTCAGGCTCACGCGTCTGCTCGACACGCTCTGA